One window of the Lynx canadensis isolate LIC74 chromosome D3, mLynCan4.pri.v2, whole genome shotgun sequence genome contains the following:
- the ADCYAP1 gene encoding pituitary adenylate cyclase-activating polypeptide → MTMCSGARLALLVYGIIMHSSVYCSPATAGLRFPGIRPEDEAYDEDGNPQQDFYDSDPPGVGSPASALRDAYALYYPSEKRDVAQGILNKAYRKVLDQLSARKYLQTLLAKGLGGNLGGGPEDDSEPLSKRHSDGIFTDSYSRYRKQMAVKKYLAAVLGKRYKQRVKNKGRRIAYL, encoded by the exons ATGACCATGTGTAGCGGAGCGAGGCTGGCCCTCCTGGTCTACGGGATAATAATGCACAGCAGCGTCTACTGCTCACCTGCCACCGCAGGACTCCGGTTCCCTGGAATCAG GCCGGAGGACGAAGCGTACGACGAGGACGGAAACCCGCAGCAGGACTTCTACGACTCAGACCCGCCGGGCGTGGGGAGCCCCGCCTCCGCGCTGCGCGACGCCTACGCGCTCTACTACCCCTCGGAGAAGAG AGATGTCGCCCAAGGGATCCTTAACAAGGCCTACCGCAAAGTACTGGACCAGCTGTCCGCCAGGAAATACCTGCAGACGCTCTTGGCCAAGGGCTTGGG TGGGAACCTAGGCGGCGGCCCGGAGGACGACTCAGAGCCTCTCTCCAAGCGCCACTCAGACGGAATCTTCACCGACAGCTACAGCCGCTACCGGAAACAAATGGCTGTCAAGAAATACTTGGCGGCAGTCCTAGGGAAAAGGTATAAACAAAGGGTTAAAAACAAAGGACGCCGAATAGCTTATTTGTAG